The following proteins are encoded in a genomic region of Brachypodium distachyon strain Bd21 chromosome 1, Brachypodium_distachyon_v3.0, whole genome shotgun sequence:
- the LOC100831517 gene encoding 1-aminocyclopropane-1-carboxylate oxidase 1, giving the protein MEIPVIKMDELHGKKRSATLSLLHDACAQWGFFWLENHGVNDELMDKIKSLVNKHYEQDIEKNFYSSEMAKTLGSDKGASNVDWECSCMYHHQPESNIHDIPQLLRTTLPEYAEEVVKLAERLAEVMSENLGLDKDYLKKAFSKPSVGIKVAKYPRCNHPELVMGLRGHTDAGGIILLFQDDLVPGLEFKKDGRWIPIPPTEGNRIFVNLGDQIEVMSNGIYKSICHQVLPNKNGSRLSIATFYNPGADAIIFPAPKLTYPSQYRFQDYLNFYSTSKFSDKVSRFEITKTVFK; this is encoded by the exons ATGGAAATTCCAGTTATAAAGATGGATGAGCTGCATGGCAAGAAGAGGTCAGCTACACTTTCTCTTCTCCATGATGCCTGTGCACAATGGGGATTCTTTTGG CTCGAGAACCATGGAGTCAATGATGAACTCATGgacaaaataaaatcattGGTGAATAAACACTACGAGCAAGACATTGAGAAGAACTTCTACAGTTCTGAGATGGCAAAAACCCTTGGTTCTGACAAAGGTGCCTCAAATGTTGACTGGGAGTGCAGTTGCATGTATCATCATCAGCCAGAATCAAACATTCATGATATTCCTCAGCTGCTTCG TACTACACTTCCTGAATATGCTGAAGAAGTAGTCAAGTTGGCCGAGCGCCTAGCAGAAGTCATGAGTGAAAATCTTGGGCTGGACAAGGATTACTTGAAGAAAGCATTCTCTAAGCCTTCTGTAGGCATAAAGGTCGCAAAATATCCCAGGTGTAATCATCCAGAGCTAGTAATGGGACTCCGTGGGCACACTGATGCCGGCGGTATCATACTTCTATTTCAAGATGACTTGGTCCCAGGTTTGGAGTTCAAGAAAGATGGTAGATGGATCCCAATACCACCAACAGAAGGCAATAGAATTTTTGTAAACCTTGGAGATCAGATTGAAGTGATGAGCAATGGAATCTATAAGAGCATTTGCCATCAGGTACTCCCCAATAAGAATGGAAGTCGCCTATCTATTGCGACATTCTACAACCCAGGTGCAGATGCTATTATCTTCCCAGCTCCAAAGCTTACGTATCCCAGCCAATACCGTTTCCAAGACTATCTTAACTTCTACTCCACTAGCAAGTTCAGTGATAAGGTATCAAGGTTCGAAATTACAAAGACGGTCTTCAAGTGA
- the LOC100832114 gene encoding uncharacterized protein LOC100832114, translating into MEAWLPLFRHLLTSPAPNAAAFSSSDQCPSSLPPAAALLRILLSPASTLPAAEPPAVLFQTLPPLLQSQALSFLSSSAPLLDPLQLLSLASRVLYAPTGQYEFWVCRGAHHLLDRLRHRGVPDVSEGFIEEFHEPPRWLKEEAERARPVLPWLPIDCRSVTASSTLGGGDCLDGSGLESFVLEQDDDPLLQEAGCVPPHPAPPLGSLFVQRALSLQKEIVMAESVLEAQQAAKSLQDICVESGNAEAVLSLVRPWEANDDTVRVLLSNIVLHEDGIHSKGPSLVLCSLVLPKLLGLQRAASSVLLSAALGVCKHDPAAALEAILLPLVLRKEGLNVPQCDVLTQIVKDCMHPLHVTAFCHRLLSGEERERRPVCMPEHRENIGGDLIWTESLFALFYSILSQDICLTPCAIRKLVSVIDEMAIKFSRSLKFSNFLLCFIGKCWHECENHRALLERAAETTNTFLTKAILVKLQPAS; encoded by the coding sequence ATGGAGGCGTGGCTGCCGTTGTTCCGCCACCTCCTCACCTCCCCCGCCCCCAACGCCgctgccttctcctcctccgaccaATGCCCCAGCTCTCTTCCTCCGGCCGCGGCCCTCCTCCGCATCCTTCTCTCCCCGGCGTCcacgctccccgccgccgaaCCCCCCGCCGTCCTCTTTCAGACCCTCCCTCCTTTGCTCCAGTCCCAGGCACTgtccttcctctcctcctccgccccacTCCTCGACCCGCTCCAGCTCCTCTCCCTCGCTTCCCGTGTCCTGTATGCCCCAACTGGTCAGTATGAATTCTGGGTCTGCCGCGGTGCCCACCACCTGCTCGATAGATTGCGCCATAGAGGCGTTCCTGATGTCTCCGAGGGGTTCATTGAGGAGTTCCACGAGCCACCGCGGTGGCTGAAAGAAGAGGCAGAGCGGGCACGTCCTGTCCTGCCGTGGTTGCCTATTGATTGCCGGAGCGTGACAGCAAGCAGCACTCTTGGCGGTGGGGATTGCCTGGATGGATCTGGGTTGGAGTCTTTTGTGTTGGAGCAAGATGACGACCCGTTGTTGCAGGAGGCTGGTTGTGTTCCGCCTCATCCGGCTCCTCCACTTGGGAGTTTATTTGTTCAGAGGGCGCTATCTCTGCAGAAGGAGATTGTGATGGCAGAGTCTGTTTTGGAAGCTCAGCAGGCGGCGAAGAGTTTGCAGGATATCTGTGTTGAGTCAGGGAATGCTGAGGCAGTGCTTAGCTTAGTACGGCCATGGGAAGCTAATGATGACACTGTAAGGGTTCTGCTTTCAAATATAGTTCTCCACGAAGATGGAATTCACAGCAAAGGGCCATCACTTGTGCTGTGTTCTCTTGTCCTACCGAAGTTACTCGGCCTTCAAAGAGCAGCTTCATCTGTTCTTCTTTCTGCAGCATTGGGTGTCTGCAAACATGACCCAGCAGCTGCACTGGAGGCTATCCTCCTTCCATTAGTTCTTAGAAAGGAGGGGCTAAATGTTCCTCAGTGTGATGTGCTCACACAAATTGTCAAGGATTGCATGCATCCTTTGCATGTCACCGCCTTCTGCCATAGGCTGCTTTCaggggaggagagagagcggAGACCAGTATGTATGCCTGAGCACCGGGAGAATATTGGTGGCGATTTGATCTGGACAGAGTCTCTCTTTGCACTATTCTACAGCATTCTCAGTCAAGACATTTGCTTGACACCATGCGCCATTAGGAAGCTAGTGTCCGTGATTGATGAGATGGCCATAAAGTTTTCTAGGTCGCTAAAATTTAGCAACTTTTTGCTATGCTTCATCGGAAAGTGTTGGCATGAATGTGAGAATCACAGAGCGTTGCTTGAGAGAGCTGCTGAGACAACCAACACTTTCCTGACTAAAGCTATATTGGTAAAACTGCAGCCTGCAAGTTGA